The region ACGATCAACTAGCGATGCAATTGGTTGGGCCCTGGTTCTTCCACCTTATTTAGGAGCATTGGGAGCCTTGTTCAATCAATCAGGAGTTGGGGAAATAATCGCTAGTTGGATAGAAATTATATTCCCAGTTCAGAATCTATTTTGGGCACTTTTTGCTTATGCATTTGGAATGGCTCTATTTACGATAATTATGGGAAACGCTTTTGCTGCATTTGCAGTTATCACTGCTGGAATAGGGATACCAATTGTAATCCAAATCCACGGGGCAGATCCAGCAACAATAGCTGTTCTGGCTATGTCTGCAGGTTATTGCGGAACTTTAATGACACCTATGGCAGCTAATTTTAATATCGTTCCTGCGGCTCTTTTGGAAATGAAAGATAAGTATCGAGTTATTAAAATACAAATATCCATAGCTTTAGCATTGTGGGTAACTCATTTATTAGTAATGTATGTCATGGCTTTCTAAATAAACTTATCCATTCATTCCACAAACAGGAAATAAAAAACTTAAAGGGAAGCTAAAGCAGATTGTATGTAACTTAGAATGATGGGGGTATTTTAAAAATTTTTGGATTCTAGAAGCATTGTTAAAAGTAGGTTTCAAAGTTTCCAGAGACAGTTGAAAAACTTATAAAAAGGGGGTCTAAAACTTTCTCAAGAAAGTTATTAAATAATGAATATTAAAAACAAAGTAGTGGAATTATGCAAAAAAATATCACAAGAGGGATTAGTGAAAGGAACCTGGGGAAATGTTTCATTAAAAGACGAAAACAAAATCTATATAACTCCATCAGGGTACCCATATGAAAAAATGGTCGATGAAGATGTTACAATAATAGATTTTGAGGGTAGAGTTCTTGAAGGATTCAGAGTACCTTCTTCGGAGTACAAACTTCATATAGCTATTTACAAAAACAGAAGCGACGTGAATTGCGTTTTACATACGCATCCTATATATTCATCCATAGTATCGATTGTTAAGGAGTTTATTCCACCCTTAATCGAAGATGGTATAATGATCTGTGGTGAAAAAATTAATGTAGCAAGATATGGAGAACCAGGGTCATGGGAGTTAGCTCACAATGCAGTAAAAGCTCTAGGAACAAATAACGCAGTAATATTAAAAAATCATGGTTTAGTCACTGTGGGAGCAAACGAGACAGAAGCATTGACAGCTTCAATAGTTGCTGAAAAAACAGCTCAAATTTATATTGAAGCCCTAAAAATTGGTAATATTTCTATCCTGCCAGAAGAAGAAGCTATAAAATTGAGGAATAAGTATCTCTCTTCGTATAGACAAAAAGGCTGATTTTATTTTTGCCCTTAAAACAATGGTTTGAGGAAAATCTCTGAGTTTCTTAAGACATTAAAATTTTTACAAATTTCGGACATTTAGAACTCAATTTTTTACACTCAAATTATTATTTTTAAATTAGAAACAAACGTTGTGGATTCGCCTTTTAAAAAAGGAGGATGCTTAAAATGAAATATCTTAATTTTGGAATAGGCGATAAAATACCAGAGTTTTCACTCAAAGATTCTGAAGGTCATCAGATTAATAGCAGGGATTTTATCGGAAAATGGCTTGTACTCTATTTCTATCCACGGGATAACACTCCTGGTTGTACTAAAGAAGCAGTTGATTTTTCAAACTACTTAGAGGATTTCAAAAAATACAATTGCCAAATAGTGGGAGTGAGTGCCGATACTGTAGAAAAACATTCAAACTTTAAAGAAAAACATAATTTAAAAGTGATTTTACTAAGTGACCCCGAACATTCCGTTCTTGAAAAATTCGGCGTCTGGCAACTTAAGAAGAATTACGGTAAAGAAAATTGGGGAGTTGTTAGATCAACAATTCTGATAGATCCAAATGGAACAATTAAAAAAGTATGGGAAAATGTAAAAGTAAAAGATCATGTTTTAGATGTACTGGAAAGCTTAAAAAACCTATCAAATAAAAGGGAGTAAACTCCCTTTTATTTATAACAGTCTATATTTTATTAAATTATTTCATTGCCTACTACCAAGTTGACTATTGAATATGAACAAAGCTGTTTTGTTTTCACCAATCATTTTCAAGGTATCTACAATCTTCTTTGTATTAGCTTCTTCTTCTATTTGTTCGTTTACAAACCATTGTAGAAAACTTTGAGTTGCATGATCGTTTAATTCTATGGCTAAATCAACCAACTTGTCGATAGATTGTGTAACTGAAAGTTCATGTTCATATGCATCATTAAAAGCTTCTAAGGGGCTTCCCCATCCTTTCTTCGGCTTTTCGATACTACCTAATTCTACTACACCATCTTTGTCGTAAATATAGTCATACAACTTATGGGCATGAGTAAGCTCTTCTTTTGCTTGTACTTTCATCCAATTAGCAAATCCTTCTAAATTGATTGAATCAAAATATGCTGCCATCGAATAATAGAGGTACGCGGAAAAAATTTCTTTGTTTATTTGTTCGTTAAGGGCATTCAACATCTTATCTTCTAATTTCATATACTTATTCCTCCTCGTGATTTTAAGTATGCTTTCTTTAGAAACTCTAAAACTTTCTTCAAAACATACAATTATCCTTATAATCCTTTTACAATAAAAATCATATTTTTAAAGTTTAGTCATTCCAAAATTTTCTATATTTAGTTAATTATAACTTATAATTTTTTCATTTATCAAAACATTGTATTAAATAAGCAATAAAATTCTTTTTTATCAGTTTAGTTTACTATTTTCTTTTGATATGGTATAATTTTGAAGAAAACGCTTCCACGAAGGGGGAATCCATGTGAAAAAATTGGACTTATCTAAAGTTCATTGGTTTAACAAATTCGGTAACAAGATAGGAATTATGTTGATTCTTTTCGCTCTGGTCCCAAGTGTATTTTTTGTAATATACATTACCAATGCTATTCAAAAAAGTTCTGAACAAAACGAGGCACAAGTATCTGCCTTGATTGAGTCTTTAAATCAGGATTATTTAGATCAAATTAATAAATATAACTCTTTAATTCAAGAACAACTAAACCAATACAACGATTATTTAACCAATCAAATAGAAATCATTGAGGCACAATTTTCCGAACAGTTAGAAAAAAATTATACAGATTCTTTTGATAATTCTTTAGAAACCTTAAGTCACGTTTTCATTAATTTTATAGATACTGAAAAAAATTCACTTGAGAAATCAGGAAAAATGATAGCTGCTATTCCAGGTATTCAAGAGAAAACCGCTTCAAAATCTATTTCTTTGATTGAAAGATACAGTTTACTTGAACCTTACGTAACATCCCAACAATACAACGGGATGCAACTTTGGATTATGAACACTCCTGATACGCGTGGAAGTGGTTTGGAAATTACCTCAAGAAATACGTCGTATAAAGTACAAAAAAAGGCTGAAACCTATTTAAAAGGATATGAATATACAAAAGATTTGAATATCGAAGACTTTTTAAATAACCAATTTAAAACAATCCTAGACATTGGTTATATGACTCCGGTTATAGAAACTAAGTCATTCAATTCTACACCTTATTTTATCGGAATTTTTCCAGTAGTCGATCCTATCGCTACAAACACGGTAAATGGGTTTCTAGTGGTCTTAGAAGAATTTGACAATCAAAAATTGTTGGAAATATCGAAACTTCTAGACGCATACATAACTTTATTCAATAAAGATTTCAACGTTCTTTATTCAAATTTACCAGAAGAGGAAGTTTCTTTAAATGAAAGTAAATTAAATGAACAATTTATCAGTGAAGAAATAATCAATAAACCTTTGAGAAGTTTTTATTTCCAAACAGATGAATTCGATGGCATATACCTTCAAATTGCAAAAGAATTCCAAACATTAGAGACATCAATCAATATTCCTTTACAAACATCTTTTGAACTACCTTCATTAACCCCGAAACAAGTAAATTTTGAATTAGATCTAGGCTTGGATAAAATTATAAGAAACGTTTTATTTATACTGTTAATTCTAATCGTTATCATTATTGTTGTCTCCTATTTGTTTAGAAAACAATTCGGAGACAGAATTGAACGATTAACAAATGCTGTTGAAAAGCTTTCAGAAGGAGACCTAACGGTAAACTTTGAAAGCAAAAGCAAAGACGAGATAGGGCAGATGGCTAACGCTCTATCAGAAATGAGTAAAGAACTAAGAAGATCTATGGGCTCAATAATGCAAGCATCAAACAAAGTAGAAAACGCATCAGAAAGTCTAACGCAATCATCACAAGAAAGTAGAAAGAGCTCAGAAGAACTCAAAAACCAAATGGACAAGATACAAACAAACGCTGAAGAAACGGCAGGGAACGTAGAAGAAGTAACCTCAGGGGTAGACGAAGTAGCAAGGGCGGCACAAGGAGTATCCCAAGACGCACAAAGGCTAAGTGAAGAAGCAGATGAAACAAGTAAAGCTGCAGAAGAAGGAAGCAAAACGATAGAAAGTATAAGTCAAGCGGTGAAAGAAGCGGTAGAAAGGACAAAAGAAAGTCAAAAAGAAGTAGAAACACTCGCAAGCAATGCCAAGAACGTACAAAGTATAGTAGAAACGATAAACTCGATAACGGAACAAACGAACCTTTTGGCACTAAACGCAGCGATAGAAGCAGCAAGGGCAGGAGAAGCTGGAAGAGGATTTGCAGTAGTAGCGGATGAAATAAGGAAATTAGCGGAAGAATCAAGGAATGCAACGGATGAAATATCCCAGATACTAACCAACATAACGCAAGGAACGAACAAAGTAAACGAATCTACGAACAAGGTAGTAGGAACGATAGGAGAAATAAACGAAAAGATGGTAAATGTACAACAAAGTTTCAACAGGATAAAAGAAAGGATAGAAAGGATGAACCAAGGGATAGAAAACATGACGGCAAGTGCAGAAGAACAAAGTGCAAGTGCGCAAGAGATGAGCACAGCGATGGACAGGGTAGCGAAAGCGGTAACAGAAATAAGTGAACAATTAGAAAGATCAAGAAGTGTAATAGACGAACAAGTAAACCAAGCTGTAGGAATAAACGAAGAAGCAAAAGAGTTGAGTGAATTAGCCACAGAGTTAAAAGGGTTGGTTGAAAGTTTTAAGATATAAAAAAGTTTTCAAAACAAGGCAGACCAAACAGTCTGCCTTTTATAATTGACAAATGAACTTTACCTTAAAAAACAATTGATATTTTTATGATATAATTTAATTAATACAGAAATACAAGGGGGTGTATATAATGAAGAAAAAATTGTTTGTCTTTATTGTCACATCTTTATTTATTAACTTGTTTGCTGTTCAAATAACTATAGCGGTCGAATCAATTGAAGATCAAATCCAATTACTAAACTCCCAAATAGAGAATTTTGAAAAACAAAATCCAGATATTGACGTTGAAATTTATTTGATTCCTAGCTACCCAGGTTCAACTTACAAATTTTACGGGACATTTGTAGTCACCAACGCAAAAGAACCTACGATCTTATCTCTCGATATGGAATGGATAAATGAATTTTCTCCATTTCTTGTAAGCTTAAATCAAGATGCCGAATATTTTGACGTAAACAATCTTGTTCCACAAACCATAGAAATGGTAACAATTAACAGCGAAATAAAAGCAATTCCTTATTACGTTGAAACTGGTGTTTTGTATTATCGAAAAGATTTATTAGAAAAATATGGATACGAAGTACCGAAAACTTGGGATGAATTGATTACAATCGCAAAGGATATTTCTCAAAAAGAGGGAATAGAAGGTTTGGTTTGGCCGGGTGCTAGATACGAGGAACTCACAACTTTTTTCCTTGAAATTTTATATTCTAATGGAGGCAAGATATTCGAAGGTGATAACTTTGTTCTAGAACAGCAAGAAAATAAGGAAAAGGCTTTAGAAAGCTTAAAAATCTTAAATAACATTATATCTGAAGAAATTAGTCCAAAAGGCATAACAACGTACAGAGAAGAAGAATGCAGAAATATATTCCAAAGTGGCGAGGCTGTTTTCATGAGGAATTTGAGTTATGCTTGGCATTTATTAAATAGCGAAGGTTCTGCTGTTAATGGAAAGGTGGGGATTGCCCCTATTCCAAAAACTGAATTTACTAATCAACATGTATTTGTGCTTGAAGGAAAAGCTTTGGCAATTAACCCTAATGCTTCTGATGAAGAAAGAGAAGCTGCAAAAAAATTTATAAAATATTTGATTTCCAAAGAAAATCAAATACAAAGATTGACACAATTAAACTTTTTACCAACTGATTTAGAAGTCTTTAACGAACCAACTATTTCAGAAGTAGACCCTAATTTATTGAATTTTAAATATTCCTTAGAAAATTTAGTGTTGAAACCAAAATCACCCATATACACAGAAATTTCGTTCCCTATACAAAATAATGTTTACGATGTCTTAACAGGAAGAATTAACGTTGAAAGGGCTTTAAACAACATTATATCTGAAATAAAATTTTTACTACGTTAAAGGATTAAATAAGTTATAAAAATTAATTCCGGAGGTGTAATATTAGTGACTAGTGTTGATAGGCAACAAATTATAAAAGATTTAGTAGTTAAGACAGATTCTAAAATCGTATTACTCGTCATGGATGGATTAGGAGATCTACCAAAAGACGGTAAAACACCACTTCAAGCTGCATACAAACCCAACATGGATGCATTAGCCAAAGAAAGTGATTTGGGACAAAGTGTACCTGTTTCACAGGGAATCACTCCGGGTAGCGGGCCTGGACATCTTTCACTTTTCGGCTATGACTCCTTAAAGTATGATATAGGAAGAGGTATATTAGAAGCTCTCGGATTAGGAATAAGAGTAGATAAAAAGGACGTTGTCGCAAGAGGAAATTTTGCTACAATAAAAGATGGAATAATAATTGATAGAAGGGCAGGGAGACCTTCTAGTGAAGAATCAAAGAAAATCGTAGAAATCCTCTCCCAAAATATTAAAAAAATAGAAGATGTTGATATTACTTTCTATCCTGGAAAAGAGCATAGATTTGTCGTCAAATTTACAGGTGAAGGCTTATTTGATGAGGTAACCGATGCTGATCCACAAAGAGAAGGTCAGCCAATGGAATGGGCCAAGGCAACGAATCCTGATTCTGAAAAAATGGCTAATATAGTCAACAAATTGATAAGAGAGATAGGGGAAGTGTTGAAGGATCAACCAAAAATGAATTTTGCACTATTACGAGGGTTTTCCAAACATCCTCTACTGCCATCTTTTGAAGAAAATTATAAACTAAAGGCCGCTGCTATAGCTACCTACCCTATGTATAAAGGGCTTGCAAAATTAGTTGGAATGGACGTTTTAGAAGCTGGTCAAACAACAGAAGATGAGGTCGAAACATTGAAAAAAGTATGGAATGAATATGATTTCTTCTACTTTCATGTGAAAAAAACTGACTCTTATGGTGAAGACGGTAATTTTGAGGAAAAAGTGACGGTAATAGAGGATACCGATAAAGCCGTAAAAGAAATTTTAAGCCTCAATCCAGATGTTTTAATTATAACCGGAGATCATTCCACTCCTGCTTTACTAAAAGCACACAGTTGGCATCCTGTCCCAGTCTTGCTTTATTCAAAATATGTAAGAAAAGGACTGTCTGTATCTTTTGATGAATATGAATGCGCAAAGGGGACCCTTGGAACGATATCAGCATTAGATATTATGCCGTTAGCTTTGGCAAATGCTTTAAAACTAGAAAAGTACGGAGCTTAATCAAAGCGGGCCATATGGCCCGCTTTTTATATTGTATTTGAAGTATCAAAAACAAAGGGTTTATAACCTTTCAAAGAATAATCTTGAGAAAAAACCTTTATCTTTAGATCGTGTGTTGATTCCAAAATTATTTTATCTTGAAAGATGCTAATTGTTATCCTTGCTCCTTTCCAGTAAATTTTGAAAGATAAATTTTCCCATTTTTCTGGTATCCAAGGATTGAGGTTCAAAACTCCATTCTCATCTACACTTAATCCCCCAAAACCATAGACAACACTTTGCCATGAACCTCCTGCAGATGCAGCATGTAAACCAAACTCCGCATTCCCTTGATTATCTTCCAAATCAGTCATTACTGTTTTCATAAAATATTCATAGGCATTGTGAGTATCTCCTACTTTCAAGCCCATTATTGAATACATAGATGGACTCAACGAAGATTTATGCATAGTTCTTTTCTCATAATAATCATAATTCAATTTCTTTGTATTACAATCAAATTCATCTTCAAACAACAATAAAAGCATTATCACATCAGCTTGTTTCACAAGTTGTGTCTTATCTAATTTGTTTATCTCTATACCTTTAGGCCACAACGGCATTTTGTTTTTGTCCCATTCATTGATTACATAATCTTTCAATTCGAAATAACCTTCAAATTGTTCTATAAGTTCTGTGTTACCAAATTTTGGGATAAATATTTTTTCCGAAATTTCTTTCCAATTAGTGAAATCTTGTTCTGATAAGCCCAAATTATTACAAAGCCTGTCATATTTTATGAAATCTTTTTGTTTAAGTAAATTAGAGATCTCATGAGCTTTTTGCAAATTCCACCTAACTAAATAATTGGTATAGGCATTGTTGTTTACATGCTCATGAAACTCATCAGGACCTATAACATTATTAATTTCATATCTATCTTTTTGTTCATTATATTCTAATCTAGATTCCCAAAATTTTGCAGTTTCAAAAAATATTTCAGCTCCATAATCAAACATAAAGTCCTCATCGTTAGTAGCTCGAAAATATTCCCAATAAGCAAAAGGAACGTCTGCAGAAATATGGATTTCTTCATCGCCCGTCCATATTCTTACAGGATTACCCAGATAGTCTTTTCCCCACTTAGGGGTAGTTTCTAAACCAGTATCTGTCGACTCCCATGGGAATTGAGCACCTTTGTATCCATTCAAAAGGGCATTTTCCCTAGCTCCATTTAACGTATTATATCTATATAGTAGAAGCGATTTTGCCGTTTCCGATTGAGTATATACAAAAAAAGGTACCATGAATATTTCTGTGTCCCAAAATATATGTCCTTTATATCCTTCTCCGTGTAATCCTTTAGCAGCGATACTAATATTAGTATCATTTTTATTGGCACATGAGGTTAACTGAAAAACGTTGAATCTAATGCCTAACTGGGCCTTTTTATCACCTTTTATTTCTATATCAATATCTTCCCAAATCTTTTCCCATTCTTCAAAATGTTTTTTCAA is a window of Petrotoga olearia DSM 13574 DNA encoding:
- a CDS encoding 2,3-bisphosphoglycerate-independent phosphoglycerate mutase; this translates as MTSVDRQQIIKDLVVKTDSKIVLLVMDGLGDLPKDGKTPLQAAYKPNMDALAKESDLGQSVPVSQGITPGSGPGHLSLFGYDSLKYDIGRGILEALGLGIRVDKKDVVARGNFATIKDGIIIDRRAGRPSSEESKKIVEILSQNIKKIEDVDITFYPGKEHRFVVKFTGEGLFDEVTDADPQREGQPMEWAKATNPDSEKMANIVNKLIREIGEVLKDQPKMNFALLRGFSKHPLLPSFEENYKLKAAAIATYPMYKGLAKLVGMDVLEAGQTTEDEVETLKKVWNEYDFFYFHVKKTDSYGEDGNFEEKVTVIEDTDKAVKEILSLNPDVLIITGDHSTPALLKAHSWHPVPVLLYSKYVRKGLSVSFDEYECAKGTLGTISALDIMPLALANALKLEKYGA
- a CDS encoding DUF979 domain-containing protein is translated as MKEFFSSTNTLEIFYIVIGLILLYYAYLTWKDEKHQQKVGTMIFWIILAILFIFGKWLPPVISGILVVVIAIDAGIGKIGKGTYFNTSKEFKEKRRKQLGNKLLIPILTISGVAILFAVVGWNPLIGLGFGSVIALILNRLYIPRETFDHILDSGRSTSDAIGWALVLPPYLGALGALFNQSGVGEIIASWIEIIFPVQNLFWALFAYAFGMALFTIIMGNAFAAFAVITAGIGIPIVIQIHGADPATIAVLAMSAGYCGTLMTPMAANFNIVPAALLEMKDKYRVIKIQISIALALWVTHLLVMYVMAF
- a CDS encoding methyl-accepting chemotaxis protein, coding for MKKLDLSKVHWFNKFGNKIGIMLILFALVPSVFFVIYITNAIQKSSEQNEAQVSALIESLNQDYLDQINKYNSLIQEQLNQYNDYLTNQIEIIEAQFSEQLEKNYTDSFDNSLETLSHVFINFIDTEKNSLEKSGKMIAAIPGIQEKTASKSISLIERYSLLEPYVTSQQYNGMQLWIMNTPDTRGSGLEITSRNTSYKVQKKAETYLKGYEYTKDLNIEDFLNNQFKTILDIGYMTPVIETKSFNSTPYFIGIFPVVDPIATNTVNGFLVVLEEFDNQKLLEISKLLDAYITLFNKDFNVLYSNLPEEEVSLNESKLNEQFISEEIINKPLRSFYFQTDEFDGIYLQIAKEFQTLETSINIPLQTSFELPSLTPKQVNFELDLGLDKIIRNVLFILLILIVIIIVVSYLFRKQFGDRIERLTNAVEKLSEGDLTVNFESKSKDEIGQMANALSEMSKELRRSMGSIMQASNKVENASESLTQSSQESRKSSEELKNQMDKIQTNAEETAGNVEEVTSGVDEVARAAQGVSQDAQRLSEEADETSKAAEEGSKTIESISQAVKEAVERTKESQKEVETLASNAKNVQSIVETINSITEQTNLLALNAAIEAARAGEAGRGFAVVADEIRKLAEESRNATDEISQILTNITQGTNKVNESTNKVVGTIGEINEKMVNVQQSFNRIKERIERMNQGIENMTASAEEQSASAQEMSTAMDRVAKAVTEISEQLERSRSVIDEQVNQAVGINEEAKELSELATELKGLVESFKI
- a CDS encoding glycoside hydrolase family 65 protein; the encoded protein is MSLWQIEQDGYNQEENKKYETIFTLANGYRGFRGFNEFSSEGWKGNFIAGIYDKSEAEVQEIVNNPDPLTIKFYIDGEAINLDNHKIRSFKRFLDMRKAVLKTNIEIELGSRKILMINAERFVSKNNVHRWAAKYEIIPKNFSGKLIVENTIDGSITNSMYDPYKEVKHYNVLEMKDLKPGIFLKSSTKDKAIDVIEATTLRCYRNNNNLLRNRSFKILGDKAKELYEIFLEKDETYTIYKYGVTYTTRDKISDIEKVSEEALVEFAFKGYEKELKKHFEEWEKIWEDIDIEIKGDKKAQLGIRFNVFQLTSCANKNDTNISIAAKGLHGEGYKGHIFWDTEIFMVPFFVYTQSETAKSLLLYRYNTLNGARENALLNGYKGAQFPWESTDTGLETTPKWGKDYLGNPVRIWTGDEEIHISADVPFAYWEYFRATNDEDFMFDYGAEIFFETAKFWESRLEYNEQKDRYEINNVIGPDEFHEHVNNNAYTNYLVRWNLQKAHEISNLLKQKDFIKYDRLCNNLGLSEQDFTNWKEISEKIFIPKFGNTELIEQFEGYFELKDYVINEWDKNKMPLWPKGIEINKLDKTQLVKQADVIMLLLLFEDEFDCNTKKLNYDYYEKRTMHKSSLSPSMYSIMGLKVGDTHNAYEYFMKTVMTDLEDNQGNAEFGLHAASAGGSWQSVVYGFGGLSVDENGVLNLNPWIPEKWENLSFKIYWKGARITISIFQDKIILESTHDLKIKVFSQDYSLKGYKPFVFDTSNTI
- a CDS encoding class II aldolase/adducin family protein, with protein sequence MNIKNKVVELCKKISQEGLVKGTWGNVSLKDENKIYITPSGYPYEKMVDEDVTIIDFEGRVLEGFRVPSSEYKLHIAIYKNRSDVNCVLHTHPIYSSIVSIVKEFIPPLIEDGIMICGEKINVARYGEPGSWELAHNAVKALGTNNAVILKNHGLVTVGANETEALTASIVAEKTAQIYIEALKIGNISILPEEEAIKLRNKYLSSYRQKG
- a CDS encoding ferritin, translating into MKLEDKMLNALNEQINKEIFSAYLYYSMAAYFDSINLEGFANWMKVQAKEELTHAHKLYDYIYDKDGVVELGSIEKPKKGWGSPLEAFNDAYEHELSVTQSIDKLVDLAIELNDHATQSFLQWFVNEQIEEEANTKKIVDTLKMIGENKTALFIFNSQLGSRQ
- the bcp gene encoding thioredoxin-dependent thiol peroxidase; translation: MKYLNFGIGDKIPEFSLKDSEGHQINSRDFIGKWLVLYFYPRDNTPGCTKEAVDFSNYLEDFKKYNCQIVGVSADTVEKHSNFKEKHNLKVILLSDPEHSVLEKFGVWQLKKNYGKENWGVVRSTILIDPNGTIKKVWENVKVKDHVLDVLESLKNLSNKRE
- a CDS encoding ABC transporter substrate-binding protein, with the translated sequence MKKKLFVFIVTSLFINLFAVQITIAVESIEDQIQLLNSQIENFEKQNPDIDVEIYLIPSYPGSTYKFYGTFVVTNAKEPTILSLDMEWINEFSPFLVSLNQDAEYFDVNNLVPQTIEMVTINSEIKAIPYYVETGVLYYRKDLLEKYGYEVPKTWDELITIAKDISQKEGIEGLVWPGARYEELTTFFLEILYSNGGKIFEGDNFVLEQQENKEKALESLKILNNIISEEISPKGITTYREEECRNIFQSGEAVFMRNLSYAWHLLNSEGSAVNGKVGIAPIPKTEFTNQHVFVLEGKALAINPNASDEEREAAKKFIKYLISKENQIQRLTQLNFLPTDLEVFNEPTISEVDPNLLNFKYSLENLVLKPKSPIYTEISFPIQNNVYDVLTGRINVERALNNIISEIKFLLR